Genomic segment of Paenibacillus sp. FSL R5-0912:
GATATTCCGCTCAACATTACTTAAGTATGATTTCGCCACGTCAGCCTTATCCGCAAGCTCGGATAAAGAATAACCCTTCTCCAGACGGAGCCTATGGATGCGGCTTCCCATGTTATCTGACACGATTACAACGCCCTCCGTACTTTTTGTTATCAGTATAACAAAAATTCGCAAAACCGACAAAAATCATTGTTCCTGACGGAAGCTGGCGGCAGTGGAGAGACAAAACGGCATATCCAGCCCGGATGAGGGAGGATATGCCGTTTTGTGTATATAGTTTAATAGCCTTATTTGGCTTCTCCCAAACCTTGCGTAGCATTGAATGTCCAGTTCAGCGCCAAGCCGTCACCCTGGAAGATATTCTGATCCTGTGTATTGTCAACGAATTCGAAAGCAATCTTGAAGGTTTTGGTTTGGGTAGCGGCGATGCCTCCCGGCAGTACACCCGCCGTTACGAGATCATAGCTGGATGTGTTCTTCAGATCCTTCAAGGAGATTTCGGACAGCACATGGCCGGTAAGCGGCCCGCTGGTGTAAGAACTGTCGAGAAGTTTGATTTTGAAGTGATCTCCAAGATCCTGGCCGGCATTATCTCCCTTCGCATCAGTTACGGTGTAGCTGGTAGCCAACGTGAGGAGCTTGATATCCAGAGTGCCGTCATTGGACAAGGTGAACGTGCGTACGGTGTAATCACCCGGTTTCAGATTGGTCAGGGCAACAGGTGTATTGAAGGAAGAGCCGAGCTTCAGCGTACCTGCCGCGAAGGTTGCCGTGCTGGTTGCTGTGGAGCTGAAGTAAGCGAAGGTGCCCCCTCCGATTAAAGACAATCCCAGTGCTGCCGATGCTACGCCAAGACCCAATGTTTTTTTGATACCCATAATTAATTTCCTCCTCGAGTATATTATGTTTTTTAAAGATCAGAGAACAGGAATGCGTGACAGGGCAGATTATTTGAGGGCGCCTTTTTCCTGATTGGCATCGAAGTTCAGGGTAAGGGCCAGCGTATCGCCTTGATAGTAGTTTTGCGGCTGGAAGGTTTCCTTGAAGGCAAACTGTACGCTCAGCTTATCTGAGGTGCCTGCCTTGATGCCCCCATTCTCTACACCAAAGATTCCGCCGAGAATTCCCTTAGCTACAAGATCCGGACTTTGCTGCTCAAGGTCGGCCAGTGAAATAACCAGGACAGGCGAAGTAACTTTATCCTTGTTAATAAGGAAGGTTACAATAATATCGTCTTTGAGATTATGGGAGCTGTTATCCCCCAGGGCATCTGTAATGACAGATGAGGTGCGCAGAACAACTTTGGGAATATTGAGGGTCCCGTCATTTTTCAATTTAAAGTCTCTTTTGATTGTATCTCCCGGCTTAAGATTGGTGAGATTGACAATAACGGAGGGGTCCGAATTCAGTAATAAAGTTCCGTTGTTAAAAGAAGCTGCAGTGGTGGAAGTGCTGCTGAAGTAAGCGAAGGTTCCTCCGCCGACCAGGGTTAATCCGAGTGCTGCCGATACAACGCCGAGACCTAATGTTTTTTTAACGTTCATTTGTTCATCCCTTTCTCATCGTTCTTTTATTGTCTTTGCCTGTCTTCCGGGAAAATTTATTGTTGCTCCGCGTTTCGTAAACGGGAGAGGACAATCAAGTTTATTGCACAATGTCTGGAAGGGTATCCGTTCCGCCGGTCACCGCTGTCCCTGCATTCTTCTTCTCCAGTGCCGCAACGGCTTTCCAGGAGGAATACAGTG
This window contains:
- a CDS encoding TasA family protein, with amino-acid sequence MGIKKTLGLGVASAALGLSLIGGGTFAYFSSTATSTATFAAGTLKLGSSFNTPVALTNLKPGDYTVRTFTLSNDGTLDIKLLTLATSYTVTDAKGDNAGQDLGDHFKIKLLDSSYTSGPLTGHVLSEISLKDLKNTSSYDLVTAGVLPGGIAATQTKTFKIAFEFVDNTQDQNIFQGDGLALNWTFNATQGLGEAK
- a CDS encoding TasA family protein, which translates into the protein MNVKKTLGLGVVSAALGLTLVGGGTFAYFSSTSTTAASFNNGTLLLNSDPSVIVNLTNLKPGDTIKRDFKLKNDGTLNIPKVVLRTSSVITDALGDNSSHNLKDDIIVTFLINKDKVTSPVLVISLADLEQQSPDLVAKGILGGIFGVENGGIKAGTSDKLSVQFAFKETFQPQNYYQGDTLALTLNFDANQEKGALK